In Syntrophomonas wolfei subsp. wolfei str. Goettingen G311, a single window of DNA contains:
- the dnaG gene encoding DNA primase, producing MKTLATYDDQVLEEILNRLDIVEIVSESVNLSRKGNRYWGLCPFHQEKTASFCVTPDKNMFYCFGCHAGGDIFSFVMKRDGLEFREAMEYLAGKAGIELVKSRSGKQTDHRKPVIEVNQAAVEFYQQVLAGKLGQEAREYLRRRGLEAATIKKYQLGYAPDGWTRLEEHLLKKGYSQEYLKLSGLIKRSENRNNFYDLLRRRLVFPIMHYNGDIVGLGGRVLDDSLPKYLNTPETELFSKRKVLYGLFQARDSIRQANKAIIVEGYMDCIKLQQLGINNVVATMGTALTSEQARLLQRYCEKVLLLYDGDEAGQRETIRALEILGNEGLKASVVSLPMGEDPDDYIEKYGKEEFLRYIQNNKLSNIEFKINRYLSREKELNLESQIRTINYLRKDIGQLNSELEKDYYIKILARKLKIEENIVYRELKKRERDISGIKRNKSKIIRDNIKYVNYGINEKILAAMFKKPELFEYIKNRIGLEFLEERDLRALAGIYEKLKDNDSDDHLERLGLLANQQGFGSAFARLALLMEEESLPGEMEIKRFIRQVERKEEEQAWKNQFYRLKDLDSEGNFYSFLKFILNLNSFLNDTQEGGKR from the coding sequence GTGAAGACATTGGCAACATACGACGACCAGGTACTGGAAGAAATATTGAACCGGTTGGATATTGTAGAAATTGTTTCCGAAAGTGTTAACCTGAGTCGAAAAGGTAACCGCTATTGGGGATTATGCCCCTTCCACCAGGAAAAAACAGCATCGTTTTGTGTGACTCCAGATAAAAATATGTTCTATTGTTTTGGTTGTCATGCAGGTGGGGATATTTTTTCCTTTGTAATGAAAAGAGACGGTCTAGAATTTAGAGAAGCTATGGAGTATTTGGCTGGGAAGGCCGGAATTGAGCTAGTAAAATCTCGGTCTGGAAAACAGACTGACCATAGAAAACCAGTAATTGAGGTGAACCAGGCTGCAGTTGAATTCTATCAACAGGTTCTGGCCGGCAAATTAGGCCAGGAAGCCCGGGAATACCTGCGCAGGAGGGGACTCGAAGCAGCGACAATAAAAAAATATCAATTAGGTTATGCTCCGGACGGCTGGACCAGGTTGGAGGAACATCTTTTAAAGAAAGGATATTCCCAGGAATACCTGAAATTATCCGGATTAATAAAGCGTAGCGAAAATAGGAACAACTTTTATGATTTGTTGCGCCGACGCCTGGTATTTCCCATTATGCATTATAACGGCGATATTGTGGGGCTGGGAGGAAGAGTACTGGATGATAGCCTTCCCAAGTATCTGAATACACCGGAAACAGAGCTGTTTTCCAAGCGCAAGGTACTTTATGGTTTGTTCCAGGCTCGGGATTCCATACGGCAGGCCAATAAGGCCATAATCGTAGAAGGCTACATGGACTGTATTAAATTGCAGCAATTAGGCATTAATAATGTCGTAGCTACTATGGGAACGGCTCTAACTTCGGAACAGGCAAGACTTTTGCAAAGATATTGTGAAAAAGTATTATTGCTTTATGATGGGGATGAAGCCGGGCAAAGAGAAACCATCAGAGCTCTAGAAATTCTAGGAAATGAAGGTCTTAAAGCATCGGTGGTAAGCCTTCCGATGGGGGAGGATCCAGATGATTATATAGAGAAATATGGAAAAGAGGAATTTTTACGCTATATACAGAATAATAAGCTTAGCAATATAGAATTTAAGATAAACAGATATCTAAGCCGGGAAAAAGAGCTAAACCTGGAAAGCCAGATTAGAACCATAAATTACTTAAGGAAGGACATAGGGCAGTTAAACAGTGAACTGGAAAAGGATTATTATATTAAAATACTGGCCCGCAAGCTCAAGATAGAAGAAAACATTGTTTATCGGGAATTAAAAAAGCGGGAACGGGATATATCAGGTATAAAAAGGAATAAAAGCAAGATAATAAGAGATAATATAAAATACGTCAATTACGGAATTAATGAGAAGATACTGGCCGCTATGTTCAAAAAACCGGAGCTTTTCGAATATATTAAGAACCGGATTGGATTGGAATTTTTGGAAGAAAGAGATTTAAGAGCCCTGGCGGGAATATATGAAAAGTTAAAGGATAACGACAGTGATGATCATTTGGAGCGATTAGGCTTACTGGCCAACCAGCAAGGTTTTGGTTCTGCTTTTGCCCGTTTGGCTCTTTTAATGGAAGAAGAATCTTTACCCGGGGAGATGGAAATCAAGCGCTTTATCCGCCAGGTGGAAAGAAAAGAAGAAGAACAAGCCTGGAAAAACCAGTTTTACCGGCTTAAAGATTTAGACAGTGAAGGGAACTTTTATAGCTTTCTTAAATTTATTCTTAATTTAAATAGCTTTCTAAATGATACCCAGGAAGGGGGGAAAAGATGA
- the rpoD gene encoding RNA polymerase sigma factor RpoD, which yields MKLDRKLAEAVVALAEKGKKKKNLSYEEITEELQSFNLEADQIDDIFEHLQSLGITIGTEQDAELDEENESIETEEVVIPDGIEIDDPVRMYLKEIGRVPLLIAAQEIDLAQRIEEGDEEAKRQLVEANLRLVVSIAKRYVGRGMLFLDLIQEGNLGLMKAVEKFDYRKGYKFSTYATWWIRQAITRAIADQARTIRIPVHMVETINKLSRVQRSLLQILGREPTPAEVAEEMDIAVDRVIEIMKVAQEPVSLETPIGEEDDSHLGDFITDEEAESPEESASFVLLREHLDGILNTLTEREEKVLRLRFGLDDGRPRTLEEVGQEFGVTRERIRQIEAKALRKLRHPSRSKKLKDYIE from the coding sequence ATGAAACTGGATAGAAAATTAGCAGAAGCCGTAGTAGCTCTGGCGGAAAAAGGAAAGAAGAAGAAAAATCTTAGCTATGAAGAGATAACTGAGGAATTGCAAAGCTTCAACCTGGAAGCAGATCAAATAGACGATATTTTTGAGCATCTCCAGAGTCTGGGGATAACCATAGGAACTGAACAGGATGCTGAGCTTGATGAAGAAAATGAGAGTATCGAAACAGAAGAGGTAGTCATTCCTGATGGAATTGAAATAGATGACCCGGTCAGGATGTATCTTAAGGAAATCGGCCGGGTACCCTTGCTCATTGCTGCTCAGGAGATCGATTTGGCCCAAAGAATAGAAGAGGGTGACGAGGAAGCTAAGAGACAACTGGTTGAGGCCAATCTTCGCCTGGTGGTAAGTATTGCCAAACGCTATGTGGGGCGGGGTATGCTTTTCCTGGATTTAATTCAGGAAGGAAACCTGGGGCTTATGAAAGCGGTAGAGAAATTCGACTATCGTAAGGGTTATAAATTCAGTACCTATGCTACTTGGTGGATAAGGCAGGCTATAACCAGGGCCATAGCTGACCAGGCCAGGACTATTAGAATTCCGGTTCACATGGTGGAGACCATAAACAAGTTATCTCGGGTACAGAGAAGCCTGTTGCAGATACTCGGCAGAGAACCTACTCCGGCTGAAGTTGCGGAGGAAATGGATATAGCTGTAGATAGAGTTATCGAAATAATGAAAGTAGCTCAGGAACCAGTTTCACTGGAAACTCCCATTGGAGAAGAAGATGATAGTCATCTCGGGGATTTCATTACTGACGAGGAAGCCGAATCTCCAGAGGAATCAGCCTCTTTTGTTTTATTAAGGGAACACCTGGATGGAATACTTAATACTCTAACTGAGAGAGAGGAAAAGGTATTACGCTTGCGTTTTGGGTTGGATGATGGACGTCCCCGTACCTTGGAAGAGGTGGGACAAGAGTTTGGAGTTACCCGGGAACGTATACGACAGATTGAAGCTAAGGCCTTGCGTAAGCTCAGGCATCCCTCCCGCAGCAAGAAATTAAAAGATTATATTGAATAA
- a CDS encoding DUF342 domain-containing protein, translated as MNNQASQVIQINTRNDGWIIKLIKPDVEKDILEEYLSEMGLKLQSQMMDKILAAPTGTEFHIKRGSDLLTETRIWSDNLPFEITVSPDKMKVFLTLNPRLPIKPRCQDLVAALNNMGISYGIDESNIDYAINNTGQTIVVAQGKYPVPGKNGSVQYLYHKPIIKPVLDESGQVDYYELGFIIPIKAGTLLARRKAATEGEAGINVFGEPIPAKPGRNYKFNVGKGIITTKDKAIAEFDGALAWINDKIVVTKMLAIKGDIDFSTGNICFPGKIIIEGSVKDGFVVEAEDDIEVRGGIEAARVVSQHGSVFVQKGIIGGGKAQVKAGKNVEARFIQEAMIEAGQNIIINEYTVRSNLKAGDGVLIQGRRGIILGRNIISARTRIKASRVLNCPALDLRVKGIERKQFYAQIKELNSRIDQLDMELKKTAEQIRYLRDKSSEQNSLQQLQETLPQYMDMKDELDRLYEERRSLVNMLKSTRGEGMIEIGGGLETGMTFGIKEDFVKIDQQAESLRMYYDPDKGRIVILE; from the coding sequence ATGAACAATCAAGCATCTCAGGTTATACAAATAAATACGCGAAATGACGGTTGGATAATAAAACTCATAAAGCCAGATGTGGAGAAGGACATCCTGGAAGAATATTTATCAGAAATGGGTTTAAAGCTTCAATCGCAAATGATGGATAAAATACTGGCCGCTCCAACAGGCACCGAATTTCATATTAAACGCGGTTCCGACTTATTAACAGAAACCAGGATTTGGTCAGATAACTTGCCCTTTGAGATTACGGTTTCACCAGACAAAATGAAGGTTTTTCTTACCTTAAATCCACGATTGCCCATAAAACCACGCTGTCAAGATCTAGTAGCAGCTCTCAATAATATGGGGATAAGTTACGGAATTGATGAAAGTAATATAGACTACGCTATCAATAATACCGGGCAAACTATAGTGGTAGCGCAAGGTAAATATCCGGTTCCCGGGAAGAATGGATCAGTTCAATATCTTTATCATAAGCCAATTATTAAACCTGTTTTAGATGAAAGCGGTCAAGTCGACTACTATGAACTGGGCTTTATTATACCCATAAAAGCAGGTACTTTACTGGCCAGGAGAAAGGCCGCTACCGAAGGCGAAGCCGGTATAAATGTCTTCGGTGAACCCATTCCCGCCAAACCAGGACGCAACTATAAATTCAATGTGGGCAAAGGAATAATAACCACCAAAGATAAAGCCATTGCAGAATTTGATGGAGCCTTGGCCTGGATAAATGATAAGATTGTCGTTACCAAAATGCTGGCTATTAAAGGCGATATTGATTTTTCTACCGGGAATATTTGCTTTCCAGGGAAAATCATAATCGAGGGAAGTGTAAAAGACGGCTTTGTGGTGGAAGCAGAAGATGATATTGAAGTCAGGGGGGGTATTGAAGCGGCTAGGGTTGTCTCCCAACACGGATCGGTTTTCGTTCAAAAAGGTATTATAGGGGGGGGCAAAGCCCAGGTTAAAGCCGGCAAAAATGTCGAGGCCCGCTTTATTCAAGAAGCCATGATAGAAGCCGGGCAGAATATCATCATTAATGAATATACTGTCCGTTCTAACCTGAAAGCCGGGGACGGAGTTCTTATACAGGGCCGCCGGGGAATAATTCTGGGAAGAAATATAATTAGCGCCCGAACCAGGATCAAAGCTTCTAGAGTTTTAAACTGCCCGGCTCTTGACCTCCGGGTGAAAGGAATTGAGCGCAAGCAATTTTATGCCCAGATAAAAGAGTTGAATTCCCGTATTGACCAGCTAGATATGGAATTAAAAAAAACAGCCGAGCAAATCCGCTATTTGCGCGACAAGTCTTCCGAGCAGAATTCTTTGCAGCAACTGCAAGAAACATTACCTCAATATATGGATATGAAGGATGAATTAGATCGCCTCTATGAGGAAAGAAGGTCTCTGGTCAATATGCTTAAAAGTACCCGTGGAGAAGGAATGATCGAAATAGGCGGTGGCCTGGAAACAGGCATGACTTTCGGCATAAAAGAGGACTTTGTTAAAATTGACCAGCAGGCAGAAAGCCTTCGTATGTACTATGACCCCGATAAAGGGCGTATAGTTATCCTGGAGTAA
- a CDS encoding deoxyguanosinetriphosphate triphosphohydrolase, with product MSIREEIEARENAMLDKAASLSSRSRGREIEEEPDPVRTCFMLDRDRVVHSKSFRRLKHKTQVFIAPPGDHYRSRLTHTLEVNQIAKTIGAGLNLNLDLIEAMALAHDLGHTPFAHAGEQALDQLLVGGFRHNENSIRVLTRVEQHKGRNGLNLSYEVLDGVLHHSGYGQSESRSYTLEGQTIRLSDKIAYVQHDIDDSIRAGLLRIEDIPADYLNILGYTHSQRIATLVTDTIKYSRQLILEGSHPQVMPSPWIENALIGLRDFMFKEIYRGPVCQAERSRAIFIIELLYKYYCQHPERMTPLYLEIADREGMETAVADYISGMSDAYCISLFQDIYIPQSLVPDAGKIFNRK from the coding sequence ATGAGCATCCGGGAAGAAATAGAAGCTAGAGAAAACGCTATGCTCGATAAAGCAGCCAGTCTATCCAGCAGGTCGAGGGGGCGGGAGATAGAAGAAGAACCCGATCCGGTTCGTACATGCTTCATGCTGGACCGGGACCGGGTGGTTCATTCCAAATCTTTTCGCCGTTTAAAACATAAAACCCAGGTTTTCATAGCACCCCCCGGGGATCATTATAGAAGCAGGTTAACCCATACACTGGAAGTTAACCAGATAGCCAAAACAATTGGAGCCGGTTTAAACCTTAACCTGGATCTGATTGAAGCTATGGCTCTGGCTCATGATCTTGGGCATACCCCCTTTGCTCATGCTGGAGAACAGGCCCTTGATCAATTGCTGGTCGGGGGATTTCGACACAACGAAAACAGCATTCGGGTTCTAACCAGGGTGGAGCAGCATAAGGGTCGTAATGGTTTGAACCTGAGCTATGAAGTATTGGATGGGGTTTTGCACCATAGCGGCTATGGTCAGAGTGAAAGCCGTTCCTATACCCTGGAAGGTCAGACCATTCGCCTGAGTGATAAGATTGCCTATGTACAACACGATATCGATGACTCCATAAGAGCGGGCCTTCTTAGAATCGAGGATATTCCTGCCGATTATCTAAATATTTTGGGTTATACCCACAGCCAAAGGATTGCTACTCTGGTAACGGATACTATAAAGTATTCGCGCCAGCTTATTCTGGAGGGTAGTCATCCCCAGGTTATGCCCAGTCCCTGGATAGAAAATGCCCTGATAGGGCTGCGTGATTTCATGTTTAAAGAGATTTACCGGGGTCCGGTTTGTCAGGCTGAGCGGAGTAGGGCCATCTTTATTATTGAGCTTTTATATAAATATTATTGTCAACATCCGGAAAGAATGACCCCTCTTTACCTGGAGATAGCTGATAGGGAAGGAATGGAGACGGCGGTAGCTGACTATATATCCGGAATGAGTGATGCCTATTGTATCTCTCTTTTTCAAGATATATATATACCACAATCCCTGGTACCTGATGCCGGGAAAATTTTTAACCGTAAGTAG
- a CDS encoding flavodoxin family protein: protein MSRPLIIGINGSPHKNGNTAFLLKEALDICKKMGASTRILHCQQIMKDQKIPFCIACSSPCAGKCLEGKEIARAFTMISQAEGLIVGSPVYFGTASAQLKAFWDKGRSLRADKKLLNVVGGAIAVGASRFGGQETTLRAIQDMMMVQGMIVVGDGFHEDDCGHMGGAGQRPAVEDDNAINRSRILGKRIWEVAMATRDLRIR from the coding sequence ATGTCACGCCCCCTAATTATTGGAATTAATGGTAGTCCTCATAAGAATGGCAATACCGCCTTTCTATTAAAAGAGGCATTAGATATATGCAAGAAGATGGGAGCAAGTACCCGTATACTTCATTGCCAGCAAATAATGAAAGACCAGAAGATTCCCTTCTGCATAGCCTGCTCTTCGCCTTGTGCCGGAAAATGTCTGGAAGGAAAAGAAATAGCTCGGGCCTTTACTATGATTTCTCAGGCTGAGGGCTTGATAGTTGGTAGCCCGGTCTATTTTGGAACGGCCTCCGCCCAACTCAAAGCTTTTTGGGATAAAGGCCGCTCTTTGCGAGCGGATAAGAAGCTTTTGAATGTGGTAGGGGGAGCAATTGCGGTAGGTGCTTCCCGTTTTGGAGGACAAGAAACTACCCTGCGGGCTATTCAGGATATGATGATGGTACAGGGAATGATAGTTGTAGGAGATGGCTTCCATGAAGACGATTGCGGTCATATGGGAGGAGCTGGACAACGTCCGGCCGTTGAAGATGATAATGCTATAAACCGCAGCCGTATACTGGGAAAAAGAATATGGGAAGTAGCCATGGCTACCAGGGATTTGAGGATACGATAA
- a CDS encoding pyruvate, water dikinase regulatory protein yields the protein MSNHLPGVFIVSDSIGETAEMVVRAAASQFNSGNMEIRQVPNISDTETLEEIINQAAASNFIIAYTLVINELADFLKMEARKKGVICVDVLGPVIEAFKSVSDIEPRREPGLLRKVDEMYYRRVEAVEFAVRYDDGKDPRGVMQSDIVLVGVSRTSKTPLSMYLAHKRIKVANVPLVPEVEPPEEIFQVEKGKVIGLVINPEQLNQIRTERLKTLGLKGQASYANLERILEEMEYAQEIMKRLGCPVIDVTNRAVEETASKILEIYYRRLSHV from the coding sequence TTGAGTAATCACTTGCCTGGGGTTTTTATAGTATCAGATTCGATAGGGGAAACAGCTGAGATGGTGGTTCGTGCAGCTGCCAGCCAGTTTAATTCTGGTAATATGGAAATAAGACAGGTTCCCAATATATCTGATACCGAAACCCTGGAGGAAATAATTAATCAAGCCGCAGCCAGCAATTTTATCATTGCCTATACCCTGGTCATTAACGAATTGGCCGATTTCCTGAAGATGGAGGCCCGGAAAAAAGGTGTGATTTGCGTTGATGTTTTAGGCCCGGTAATAGAGGCTTTCAAGAGTGTTAGTGATATAGAGCCCCGCCGGGAACCGGGATTATTGCGCAAAGTTGACGAAATGTATTACCGGCGGGTGGAAGCGGTAGAATTTGCTGTGCGCTATGATGACGGCAAGGATCCCCGGGGAGTAATGCAGTCGGATATTGTTCTGGTAGGGGTATCCCGAACCTCCAAAACACCACTTTCCATGTACCTGGCTCACAAAAGAATTAAGGTGGCTAATGTACCTCTGGTTCCTGAGGTAGAACCCCCGGAAGAGATTTTTCAAGTGGAGAAGGGAAAAGTAATTGGTCTGGTAATCAACCCGGAACAATTAAATCAGATTCGCACCGAACGATTAAAAACCCTGGGGCTTAAAGGCCAGGCTAGTTATGCCAATCTGGAGCGTATTCTGGAAGAAATGGAATATGCCCAGGAAATAATGAAACGACTGGGATGTCCGGTTATAGATGTAACCAACCGTGCAGTAGAGGAAACGGCCAGCAAGATTTTGGAAATTTATTATAGGAGGTTAAGCCATGTCTAA
- the ppdK gene encoding pyruvate, phosphate dikinase, with protein MSKKYVYLFEEGNSNMRQLLGGKGANLAEMTLIGLPVPAGFTITTEACNEYLTAGHKFPDGVLEQVFTALERLELDSGKSFGKKNNPLLVSVRSGAAVSMPGMMDTILNLGLNDESVQGLASLTGDSRFAYDCYRRFIQMFSDVVLGVEHARFDEVMERYKRKLALIFDYEIPSSELQSIIEEYKEIVEQEKGFAFPQDVREQLTMAIQAVFDSWNNQRAIVYRRLNKIDDELGTAVNVQCMAFGNMGLDCGTGVAFTRNPSTGERELYGEFLVNAQGEDVVAGIRTPTPIDRLKEELPGVFQQFLDTCQKLETHYRDMQDIEFTVEKGKLYMLQTRSGKRTARASVRIAVEMVNEGLITVEEALLRVDAEQINQLLHRQIDQSVKLDAIAKGLPASPGAACGKVLFDADLAEKMGGAGEKVVLVRSETTPDDIHGIIYAQGVLTARGGMTSHAAVVARGMGKPCVCGCEAIKIDSGNRQFIVNGIVVKEGDVITIDGASGNVMLGEVPMIEPTLSDEFALLLQWANQIKKLAIRANADTPQDAARAREFGAEGIGLCRTEHMFMAAERLPIVQQMILAENLEDREEALSQLLPFQRDDFYGILKAMAPHPVTIRLLDPPLHEFLPHPETLLLEIAEMKHQQIKGKVLLEKEELLKKVHSLSEANPMLGHRGCRLGLTYPEIYCMQARAIFEAMVQLQKEGIDCFTEVEIPLVMDIAELSLLKAEIMGVYEQVKKENNCELDFTVGTMLELPRACIMADEIAREAEFFSFGTNDLTQTTFGFSRDDAEGKFIPIYLEKKIIKDNPFAVLDRKGVGSLMRLAVEKARSVKKDILMGICGEHGGEPSSIEFCHIVGLDYVSCSPYRIPVARLAAAQASLLNN; from the coding sequence ATGTCTAAGAAATATGTCTATTTATTTGAAGAAGGTAATTCTAACATGCGACAGTTATTGGGCGGCAAAGGCGCTAACCTGGCTGAAATGACCTTGATTGGGCTGCCGGTTCCTGCTGGCTTTACCATAACAACTGAAGCCTGTAATGAATACCTGACTGCGGGTCATAAATTTCCTGATGGTGTCCTGGAACAAGTCTTTACAGCTTTAGAAAGATTAGAATTGGATAGTGGCAAATCTTTTGGGAAAAAAAATAACCCTTTACTGGTTTCAGTAAGATCAGGGGCGGCGGTATCCATGCCTGGAATGATGGATACCATTCTCAACCTGGGTTTGAATGATGAGTCAGTTCAGGGTTTGGCCAGCTTAACCGGGGACAGTCGTTTTGCTTATGATTGTTACCGGCGTTTTATCCAGATGTTCAGTGATGTGGTTCTGGGAGTGGAACATGCCAGGTTTGATGAAGTGATGGAAAGATACAAAAGGAAACTGGCGCTTATTTTTGACTATGAAATTCCTTCCAGTGAACTACAAAGCATTATTGAAGAATACAAGGAAATAGTTGAGCAGGAAAAGGGATTTGCCTTTCCTCAAGATGTACGGGAGCAATTAACCATGGCCATTCAGGCAGTATTTGATTCCTGGAACAACCAGAGGGCTATAGTATACCGGCGCTTAAACAAAATTGACGATGAACTGGGAACCGCAGTAAATGTGCAGTGCATGGCCTTTGGCAATATGGGATTGGATTGCGGAACCGGTGTAGCTTTCACCCGTAACCCCTCCACCGGGGAGCGGGAACTATATGGTGAGTTCCTGGTTAATGCTCAAGGTGAAGATGTGGTAGCGGGTATAAGAACTCCTACCCCCATTGACCGTCTAAAGGAAGAATTACCTGGGGTTTTCCAGCAGTTTTTGGACACCTGCCAAAAGCTGGAGACACATTATCGCGATATGCAAGACATTGAGTTTACCGTGGAAAAGGGTAAACTATACATGCTGCAAACCAGAAGCGGAAAACGTACGGCCCGGGCTTCCGTAAGGATAGCCGTAGAAATGGTAAACGAAGGCCTGATCACGGTGGAAGAAGCCCTGTTGAGAGTTGATGCCGAGCAAATCAACCAGTTGTTGCACCGGCAGATTGACCAGAGTGTAAAATTAGATGCTATCGCCAAAGGGCTGCCTGCTTCACCGGGTGCCGCTTGTGGTAAAGTTCTCTTTGATGCGGACCTGGCGGAGAAAATGGGGGGAGCGGGCGAAAAGGTCGTTTTGGTTAGAAGTGAGACCACACCAGATGATATTCATGGAATCATATATGCTCAGGGAGTCCTTACCGCGCGAGGAGGAATGACTTCTCATGCTGCAGTAGTAGCCCGGGGAATGGGTAAACCCTGTGTTTGTGGTTGTGAAGCTATAAAGATTGATAGCGGAAACCGGCAATTTATAGTTAATGGGATAGTAGTTAAAGAAGGGGATGTAATTACCATCGATGGGGCTAGCGGCAATGTAATGCTGGGTGAAGTGCCCATGATAGAACCTACCCTTTCTGATGAATTTGCTCTACTGCTGCAATGGGCCAATCAAATAAAGAAATTGGCCATAAGGGCTAATGCCGATACCCCTCAAGATGCAGCCCGAGCCCGCGAATTTGGAGCTGAAGGAATAGGCCTCTGCCGCACTGAACATATGTTTATGGCAGCGGAACGGCTCCCCATTGTTCAACAGATGATACTGGCTGAGAACCTGGAAGATAGAGAAGAGGCCCTGAGCCAACTTTTACCCTTCCAGCGAGATGATTTCTATGGAATTTTAAAAGCTATGGCTCCGCACCCGGTTACTATTCGTCTTTTAGACCCTCCGTTGCATGAGTTTCTTCCTCATCCGGAAACCCTCTTGTTGGAGATAGCAGAGATGAAACACCAGCAGATAAAAGGTAAAGTACTGCTGGAAAAGGAAGAATTGCTAAAGAAAGTACATAGCCTGTCCGAGGCCAACCCCATGCTGGGACACCGGGGATGTAGACTGGGGCTTACCTATCCCGAGATTTACTGCATGCAGGCCCGGGCTATTTTTGAGGCTATGGTACAGCTGCAAAAAGAGGGGATAGACTGCTTTACTGAAGTCGAGATACCTCTGGTAATGGATATTGCCGAGCTATCCCTATTAAAAGCAGAAATAATGGGTGTCTATGAGCAGGTGAAAAAGGAAAACAACTGTGAACTGGACTTTACGGTGGGGACCATGCTGGAGCTTCCCCGGGCTTGCATTATGGCGGATGAAATAGCCCGTGAAGCCGAGTTCTTCTCTTTTGGTACCAATGACCTGACCCAGACAACTTTTGGCTTTAGCCGCGATGATGCTGAAGGCAAATTCATTCCCATATATCTGGAGAAAAAGATTATCAAGGACAATCCTTTTGCAGTGTTGGATCGTAAGGGTGTGGGAAGTCTAATGCGCCTGGCGGTGGAAAAGGCCCGCAGCGTAAAGAAAGATATACTAATGGGCATCTGTGGTGAACACGGAGGCGAACCCAGCTCTATCGAGTTTTGTCATATAGTAGGATTGGATTATGTGAGCTGTTCGCCTTATCGAATACCAGTAGCTCGTCTGGCAGCCGCCCAGGCCAGCTTGCTGAATAATTAG
- a CDS encoding helix-turn-helix transcriptional regulator: protein MVNPIQLNDRQEKILEIVKKHEPITGENIAEMLNVTRAALRPDLAVLTMSGYLEAKPRVGYTFKSEGVESAMRRVLNQYRVKDIQSLPVIMKESCSIYDAIVTLFIEDTGSIFVVDENKYLSGIVSRKDFLKTTIGQADIHKVPVSVIMTRMPNIVTAALDETVVAAIKKIVEHEVDSLPVVKSRIEDEEEKLEVVGKISKTNIARLFLDLAANKTKEV, encoded by the coding sequence GTGGTGAATCCTATCCAGCTTAATGATAGGCAGGAAAAAATTCTGGAGATAGTCAAAAAACATGAACCGATAACCGGGGAAAATATTGCCGAAATGCTCAATGTTACCCGGGCGGCATTGCGTCCTGATTTGGCGGTTTTGACCATGTCCGGTTATCTGGAAGCCAAACCTCGGGTGGGCTACACTTTTAAGAGCGAAGGGGTAGAAAGTGCTATGCGCCGGGTATTAAATCAGTACCGGGTCAAAGACATTCAATCCCTGCCGGTAATAATGAAAGAGTCCTGCAGTATTTATGATGCTATTGTTACCTTGTTTATTGAAGATACCGGCAGCATATTTGTAGTGGACGAAAACAAGTACCTTTCGGGAATAGTATCAAGAAAAGATTTTCTAAAAACCACCATTGGCCAGGCAGATATTCATAAAGTCCCGGTGAGCGTAATCATGACCCGAATGCCCAATATAGTAACCGCTGCTCTGGACGAAACCGTGGTAGCTGCCATTAAAAAAATAGTAGAACATGAAGTGGATAGCCTTCCGGTGGTAAAGAGCAGGATAGAAGATGAAGAAGAAAAACTAGAAGTCGTAGGAAAAATTAGTAAAACCAATATCGCCAGGCTTTTCCTGGATCTGGCGGCAAATAAAACCAAGGAGGTTTAA